One Actinosynnema pretiosum DNA segment encodes these proteins:
- a CDS encoding DUF4352 domain-containing protein, giving the protein MRAALPLLAVLLAGCASAPEPPPPPAYRVPVEAPRPDEVVLDVPTTSDGDTAFTLLGLTTGLDVVIGSHAEWRAKGRFARVRMIVVNTGRSSVLFDARRHVLVDERGGEHPQDAQAMTIKRQPERVDLGAGVRLEYDAYFDVPEGARPVALRAFGGPTLTDLQDLEGTEIRFG; this is encoded by the coding sequence GTGCGGGCCGCCCTGCCGCTCTTAGCCGTGCTGCTGGCCGGGTGCGCGAGCGCGCCGGAACCGCCGCCGCCGCCCGCCTACCGGGTCCCGGTGGAGGCCCCGCGCCCGGACGAGGTGGTGCTGGACGTGCCGACCACCTCGGACGGTGACACCGCTTTCACCCTGCTGGGGTTGACCACCGGGTTGGACGTGGTCATCGGCAGCCACGCGGAGTGGCGGGCCAAGGGCCGGTTCGCGCGGGTGCGGATGATCGTGGTGAACACCGGCCGCAGCAGCGTCCTGTTCGACGCGCGCAGGCACGTGCTGGTGGACGAGCGGGGCGGCGAGCACCCGCAGGACGCCCAGGCGATGACGATCAAGCGGCAGCCGGAGCGGGTCGACCTCGGCGCGGGCGTGCGGCTGGAGTACGACGCGTACTTCGACGTGCCCGAGGGCGCGAGGCCGGTGGCGCTGCGCGCGTTCGGCGGGCCGACGCTGACCGACCTGCAGGACCTGGAGGGCACCGAGATCCGGTTCGGCTGA
- a CDS encoding PaaI family thioesterase yields MTTPDQLPGLDQAFADEQLMTRMGIEITRWDGDEMVGTMPVKGNRQPYGLLHGGANAVLAETLGSIAAATHAAPDRVAVGLELSCTHHRSAREGLVTGVCKPVHRGRSTATYEIVVSDEDGRRLCTARLTCFLKEV; encoded by the coding sequence ATGACGACCCCCGACCAGCTCCCCGGCCTGGACCAGGCGTTCGCCGACGAGCAGCTGATGACCCGGATGGGCATCGAGATCACCCGGTGGGACGGTGACGAGATGGTCGGCACGATGCCGGTCAAGGGCAACCGCCAGCCGTACGGGTTGCTGCACGGCGGCGCGAACGCGGTGCTCGCGGAGACGCTGGGCTCGATCGCGGCGGCGACCCACGCGGCCCCCGACCGGGTGGCGGTCGGGCTGGAGCTGTCCTGCACGCACCACCGGTCCGCGCGCGAGGGCCTGGTGACGGGCGTGTGCAAGCCGGTGCACCGGGGCCGCAGCACGGCGACCTACGAGATCGTGGTCAGCGACGAGGACGGCAGGCGGCTGTGCACGGCGCGGCTGACCTGCTTCCTCAAGGAGGTCTGA
- a CDS encoding branched-chain amino acid ABC transporter substrate-binding protein — protein MSGARLGRVLALAAASSLVLAACAGGGGSSSTGSGDGDTVKIGFMGDLTGENSAIVIPPRNGAKLAVDEYNAKNPKVKIELVEYDSQGKPEQATSLITKAVGSDKISALIGPAFSGESKAIGGVLDQNKIPSISPSATNPGLAANGWSFWHRVVANDDDQGPGIADFLVKAKSPKKAFVLSDDQEYSTGLADAVAKAFEGAGVAVEKDRFSKDASDYSSVVTKVASANPDVIVYGGYYAQAGRLLKQLRDSNVTAPFASGDGSLDAQLVSAAGAQAAEGAILACPCNIPSADVTGPLKTFYDNYKKATNADPAIYATEGYDAATAYIKAIEAGNTTSEKINDFLKTADFEGVSKPIKFKANGEPENNAIFIYQVKGGVLKLLGAADEAKLEG, from the coding sequence GTGTCAGGAGCACGACTCGGCCGAGTGCTGGCGCTCGCAGCGGCGTCCTCGCTGGTGCTCGCGGCATGCGCGGGCGGCGGCGGCAGCAGCAGCACGGGCAGTGGCGACGGCGACACGGTCAAGATCGGGTTCATGGGTGACCTCACCGGTGAGAACTCGGCGATCGTGATCCCGCCGCGCAACGGGGCGAAGTTGGCGGTCGACGAGTACAACGCCAAGAACCCCAAGGTGAAGATCGAGCTCGTCGAGTACGACAGCCAGGGCAAGCCCGAGCAGGCCACCTCGCTCATCACGAAGGCCGTCGGTTCGGACAAGATCTCGGCCCTGATCGGCCCGGCCTTCTCCGGCGAGTCCAAGGCGATCGGCGGTGTGCTGGACCAGAACAAGATCCCCAGCATCTCCCCCTCGGCCACCAACCCCGGCCTGGCCGCCAACGGCTGGTCGTTCTGGCACCGCGTCGTGGCGAACGACGACGACCAGGGCCCCGGCATCGCGGACTTCCTGGTGAAGGCGAAGAGCCCGAAGAAGGCCTTCGTGCTCTCCGACGACCAGGAGTACAGCACCGGTCTGGCGGACGCCGTCGCGAAGGCGTTCGAGGGCGCGGGCGTCGCGGTCGAGAAGGACCGCTTCTCCAAGGACGCCTCGGACTACTCGTCCGTGGTCACCAAGGTCGCCTCGGCCAACCCCGACGTGATCGTCTACGGCGGCTACTACGCGCAGGCCGGTCGCCTGCTCAAGCAGCTGCGCGACAGCAACGTCACCGCGCCGTTCGCCTCCGGTGACGGCTCGCTCGACGCGCAGCTCGTCTCCGCCGCGGGCGCCCAGGCCGCCGAGGGCGCGATCCTCGCCTGCCCGTGCAACATCCCGTCGGCCGACGTGACCGGTCCGCTGAAGACCTTCTACGACAACTACAAGAAGGCCACCAACGCCGACCCGGCCATCTACGCGACCGAGGGCTACGACGCCGCGACCGCGTACATCAAGGCGATCGAGGCGGGCAACACCACCTCGGAGAAGATCAACGACTTCCTGAAGACCGCGGACTTCGAGGGCGTCTCCAAGCCGATCAAGTTCAAGGCGAACGGCGAGCCCGAGAACAACGCCATCTTCATCTACCAGGTCAAGGGTGGCGTGCTGAAGCTGCTGGGCGCGGCCGACGAGGCCAAGCTCGAGGGCTGA
- a CDS encoding RidA family protein, whose protein sequence is MRRAILSGSSFEESIGYARAVVDGEWVHVSGTTGFDYSTMTIADDVVAQAEQSLRNIADALAQAGTTLADVVRVRYYLPDTADFEPCWPALRAAFGESRPAATMLSCGLADPRMRIEIEVTARKAR, encoded by the coding sequence ATGAGGCGCGCCATCCTGTCCGGGTCCTCCTTCGAGGAGAGCATCGGGTACGCCCGCGCGGTCGTCGACGGCGAGTGGGTGCACGTCTCGGGCACCACCGGGTTCGACTACTCGACCATGACGATCGCCGACGACGTGGTGGCGCAGGCCGAGCAGTCGCTGCGCAACATCGCGGACGCGCTCGCGCAGGCGGGGACCACGCTCGCCGACGTGGTCCGCGTCCGCTACTACCTGCCCGACACCGCGGACTTCGAGCCGTGCTGGCCCGCGCTGCGCGCCGCGTTCGGCGAGAGCAGGCCCGCCGCGACGATGCTCAGCTGCGGCCTGGCCGACCCGAGGATGCGCATCGAGATCGAGGTCACCGCCCGGAAGGCCCGTTAG
- a CDS encoding branched-chain amino acid ABC transporter permease, producing MLEDLTNQFLPSTVGGLVIGSIYALVALGYTMVYGVLRLINFAHSEIFMIGTMASLVTITAIAPATPLTGVALIGVMVLLILVSGAVSGGAAVLLEFVAYRPLRRKGATRLTALISAIGASLFLQELFALVIIPWLTGKPGRNQQSAARIVDRETLFTIGNADVRTDHVIVIVAAIVMMVALDRLVNQTKIGRGIRATAQDPEAAVLMGVNIDTIVRITFLLGGTMAGVAGALYLMEYENTVYNVGFVLGIKAFTAAVLGGIGNLRGALLGGITLGLIENWGAIFLGSEWKDVIAFTVLVIVLMFRPTGILGESLQKARA from the coding sequence ATGCTTGAAGATTTGACCAACCAGTTCCTACCCAGCACGGTGGGTGGACTGGTGATCGGCTCCATCTACGCGCTCGTCGCCCTGGGCTACACGATGGTCTACGGCGTCCTCCGCCTGATCAACTTCGCGCACTCCGAGATCTTCATGATCGGCACCATGGCGTCGCTCGTGACGATCACGGCGATCGCGCCCGCCACCCCGCTGACGGGCGTCGCCCTCATCGGCGTGATGGTGCTGCTCATCCTGGTGTCCGGCGCCGTCTCCGGCGGCGCCGCGGTGCTCCTGGAGTTCGTGGCCTACCGGCCGCTGCGCCGCAAGGGCGCGACCCGCCTGACCGCGCTCATCTCCGCGATCGGCGCCTCGCTGTTCCTGCAGGAGCTGTTCGCGCTCGTCATCATCCCGTGGCTGACCGGCAAGCCGGGGCGCAACCAGCAGTCCGCGGCCCGCATCGTCGACCGCGAGACCCTCTTCACCATCGGCAACGCCGACGTGCGCACCGACCACGTCATCGTGATCGTCGCCGCCATCGTCATGATGGTCGCGCTCGACCGCCTGGTGAACCAGACCAAGATCGGCCGCGGCATCCGGGCCACCGCCCAGGACCCCGAGGCCGCCGTGCTGATGGGCGTCAACATCGACACCATCGTGCGCATCACGTTCCTGCTCGGCGGCACCATGGCCGGTGTCGCGGGCGCGCTGTACCTGATGGAGTACGAGAACACCGTCTACAACGTCGGCTTCGTGCTGGGCATCAAGGCGTTCACCGCCGCGGTCCTCGGCGGCATCGGCAACCTGCGCGGTGCGCTGCTCGGCGGCATCACGCTCGGCCTCATCGAGAACTGGGGCGCCATCTTCCTCGGCTCCGAGTGGAAGGACGTCATCGCGTTCACCGTCCTGGTGATCGTCCTGATGTTCCGCCCGACGGGCATCCTCGGCGAATCCCTCCAGAAGGCCCGCGCATGA
- a CDS encoding branched-chain amino acid ABC transporter permease — protein MKGNAVSGNSNPLRRVGALFDGLRDWWEHAKTWQRYLVYLGAIVFALILPAPWIGSFMSPGADWTTVLIYPVGVYILLAVGLNIVVGQAGLLDLGFVAFFAMGGYSVAYFGTQYGWNYWATIVIGIGLAAVSGVVLGAPTLRLRGDYLAIVTLGFGEIVRITANNTDEIGGARGITNIPHPPDMLGLEFRLDPAPYYYLMVAAIAVVIIFSVRLQKSRVGRAWAAIREDEDAAELMGVPTFKFKLLAFAIGAMIGGLAGGLHAGKAVFIEPNTFPFILSATILAAVVLGGSGNLPGVMLGAFVIAWLPERFREVNWLEDLLGRDPSEYRILLFGGVLVLMMGLRPEGLLPSRRRKAELHEGTGGMGALGAEVAGPDTDASTEAVK, from the coding sequence ATGAAAGGCAACGCTGTGTCTGGCAACTCGAACCCGTTGAGGCGCGTCGGCGCGCTGTTCGACGGCCTGAGGGACTGGTGGGAGCACGCCAAGACCTGGCAGCGCTACCTGGTCTACCTCGGCGCGATCGTCTTCGCCCTGATCCTGCCCGCCCCGTGGATCGGCTCGTTCATGTCGCCCGGCGCGGACTGGACGACCGTGCTGATCTACCCGGTCGGCGTCTACATCCTGCTGGCCGTCGGCCTGAACATCGTGGTGGGCCAGGCGGGCCTGCTCGACCTCGGCTTCGTCGCGTTCTTCGCGATGGGCGGCTACTCGGTGGCCTACTTCGGCACCCAGTACGGCTGGAACTACTGGGCCACCATCGTGATCGGCATCGGCCTGGCCGCCGTCTCCGGCGTCGTCCTCGGCGCCCCGACGCTGCGCCTGCGCGGCGACTACCTGGCCATCGTCACGCTCGGCTTCGGCGAGATCGTCCGGATCACCGCGAACAACACCGACGAGATCGGCGGCGCGCGCGGCATCACGAACATCCCGCACCCGCCGGACATGCTCGGCCTGGAGTTCCGGCTCGACCCCGCGCCGTACTACTACCTGATGGTCGCGGCGATCGCCGTCGTCATCATCTTCTCGGTGCGGCTGCAGAAGAGCCGCGTCGGCCGCGCGTGGGCCGCGATCCGCGAGGACGAGGACGCCGCCGAGCTGATGGGCGTGCCGACGTTCAAGTTCAAGCTGCTGGCCTTCGCCATCGGCGCGATGATCGGTGGTCTCGCGGGCGGCCTGCACGCGGGCAAGGCGGTGTTCATCGAGCCGAACACCTTCCCGTTCATCCTGTCCGCGACGATCCTGGCCGCGGTCGTGCTGGGCGGCTCGGGCAACCTGCCCGGCGTCATGCTCGGCGCGTTCGTCATCGCCTGGCTGCCCGAGCGGTTCCGCGAGGTCAACTGGCTGGAGGACCTGCTCGGCCGCGACCCGTCCGAGTACCGCATCCTGCTGTTCGGCGGCGTGCTCGTGCTGATGATGGGTCTGCGCCCCGAGGGCCTGCTCCCGTCGCGGCGCAGGAAAGCCGAACTGCACGAGGGGACCGGTGGCATGGGCGCGCTCGGCGCCGAAGTCGCCGGGCCGGACACCGACGCGTCCACGGAGGCGGTCAAGTGA
- a CDS encoding CoA-binding protein encodes MAERESAEKDPTAERAAGDTTTTIRRVLADCRVWAVVGLGDNPDRPAYGVARFLQQQGKKIVPVHPSAATVLGERGYASLADVPFPVDCVDVFRRSEVAGESADEAVAIGAKAVWFQLGVVDRAAYERTTAAGLDVVMDHCPAIEWAANGPSGR; translated from the coding sequence ATGGCCGAACGGGAGTCCGCTGAGAAGGACCCGACTGCGGAGCGCGCAGCCGGGGACACCACCACGACGATCCGCCGCGTGCTCGCCGACTGCCGGGTGTGGGCGGTGGTCGGGTTGGGCGACAACCCCGACCGACCCGCCTACGGGGTCGCGCGGTTCCTCCAGCAGCAGGGCAAGAAGATCGTGCCCGTGCACCCCTCGGCGGCGACCGTGCTCGGGGAGCGGGGCTACGCCTCGCTGGCCGACGTCCCGTTCCCGGTGGACTGCGTGGACGTGTTCCGCCGGTCCGAGGTCGCGGGCGAGAGCGCCGACGAGGCCGTCGCGATCGGCGCGAAGGCGGTGTGGTTCCAGCTGGGCGTGGTCGACCGGGCCGCGTACGAGCGGACCACGGCGGCCGGGCTGGACGTGGTCATGGACCACTGCCCGGCCATCGAGTGGGCCGCTAACGGGCCTTCCGGGCGGTGA
- a CDS encoding alpha/beta fold hydrolase, with protein sequence MPTEQLNGTTVRYDVSGEGELVVLVMGTGASGRVWHAHQVPALVAAGFQVATPDNRGVFPADARGFTIDDLVGDVAALVERLGGPARVVGTSLGARVAQELALARPDLVRSLVLLATAGRTDPLQVALSRGERELFDRGVTTPPAHRAAVSALSNLSPATLRDPVAARDWLDLLEFTEQGVDAGVRAQLELAEFEPRLDAYRGITAPTLVVGFADDRLVPPHLGREVADAIPGARYAEVADAGHYGYLERPDEVNRVVVGFLRE encoded by the coding sequence ATGCCGACCGAGCAGCTGAACGGGACCACCGTCCGGTACGACGTGTCCGGGGAGGGCGAGCTGGTCGTCCTGGTGATGGGCACCGGGGCGTCCGGGCGGGTGTGGCACGCGCACCAGGTGCCGGCGCTGGTGGCCGCCGGGTTCCAGGTGGCCACGCCCGACAACCGGGGCGTGTTCCCCGCCGACGCGCGCGGGTTCACGATCGACGACCTGGTGGGGGACGTGGCCGCGCTGGTCGAGCGGCTCGGCGGTCCGGCGCGGGTGGTCGGGACGTCGCTGGGCGCGCGGGTGGCGCAGGAGCTGGCGCTGGCCCGGCCGGACCTGGTGCGCTCGCTGGTGCTGCTGGCCACGGCGGGGCGCACGGACCCGCTGCAGGTGGCGCTGTCGCGCGGCGAGCGGGAGCTGTTCGACCGGGGCGTGACCACTCCCCCGGCGCACCGGGCGGCGGTGTCGGCGCTGTCGAACCTGTCGCCCGCGACGCTGCGGGACCCCGTGGCGGCGCGGGACTGGCTGGACCTGCTGGAGTTCACCGAGCAGGGGGTGGACGCGGGGGTCAGGGCGCAGCTGGAGCTGGCGGAGTTCGAGCCCCGGCTGGACGCCTACCGGGGGATCACCGCGCCGACGCTGGTGGTGGGGTTCGCGGACGACCGGCTGGTGCCACCGCACCTGGGGCGCGAGGTGGCGGACGCGATCCCCGGCGCGCGGTACGCGGAGGTGGCGGACGCCGGGCACTACGGGTACCTGGAGCGGCCCGACGAGGTGAACCGGGTGGTGGTGGGGTTCCTGCGGGAGTGA
- a CDS encoding ABC transporter ATP-binding protein, which yields MRFGGVVALRGADFQINEGEIFALIGPNGAGKTTVFNVVTGVYQPTEGQVLFNGEKLNGTKRFKITKQGVARTFQNIRLFHNMSALENVMVGADAHHKTGAIGATFNLPWHRKEEKRGRELARELLDFVGISARSTETAKNLPYGDQRRLEIARALATDPKLLLLDEPAAGMNPAEKKSLQELIRKIRDDGRTVLLIEHDMSLVMEVSDRVAVLDFGQLIAEGLPQEVQNNPKVIEAYLGVSEDAS from the coding sequence ATGCGCTTCGGCGGCGTCGTCGCGCTGCGCGGAGCGGACTTCCAGATCAACGAGGGCGAGATCTTCGCGCTCATCGGTCCCAACGGCGCCGGCAAGACCACGGTGTTCAACGTCGTCACCGGCGTCTACCAGCCCACCGAGGGGCAGGTGCTGTTCAACGGCGAGAAGCTCAACGGCACCAAGCGCTTCAAGATCACCAAGCAGGGCGTGGCCCGCACGTTCCAGAACATCCGGCTGTTCCACAACATGTCGGCGCTGGAGAACGTGATGGTGGGCGCGGACGCGCACCACAAGACCGGTGCGATCGGCGCGACCTTCAACCTCCCGTGGCACCGCAAGGAGGAGAAGCGCGGACGCGAGCTGGCGCGGGAGCTGCTCGACTTCGTGGGCATCTCCGCGCGGTCCACGGAGACGGCGAAGAACCTGCCCTACGGCGACCAGCGCAGGCTGGAGATCGCCCGCGCGCTCGCGACCGACCCGAAGCTGCTGCTGCTCGACGAGCCCGCCGCGGGCATGAACCCGGCGGAGAAGAAGTCGCTCCAGGAGCTGATCCGCAAGATCCGCGACGACGGCCGCACCGTCCTGCTGATCGAGCACGACATGAGCCTGGTGATGGAGGTCAGCGACCGCGTCGCGGTGCTGGACTTCGGCCAGCTGATCGCGGAAGGACTCCCGCAAGAGGTGCAGAACAACCCTAAGGTGATCGAGGCGTACCTGGGGGTGTCCGAAGATGCTTCTTGA
- a CDS encoding ANTAR domain-containing response regulator produces the protein MTQAAEAQSQAAPRRVLVAEDEALIRLDLVEMLREEGYEVAGQAADGDEAITLAKELRPDLVILDVKMPKVDGIEAASVIAGERVAPVVILTAFSQRDLVERARDAGAMAYLVKPFAKRDLVPAIELAMSRFSELQALELEVAGLNERLETRKVVERAKGLLMTKQNLSEPEAFRWVQRTAMDRRTTMKAVAEAVIENFG, from the coding sequence GTGACCCAGGCTGCCGAGGCCCAGTCCCAGGCCGCGCCGCGCCGCGTGCTCGTGGCCGAGGACGAGGCCCTGATCCGGCTCGACCTGGTCGAGATGCTCCGCGAGGAGGGCTACGAGGTGGCCGGTCAGGCCGCCGACGGCGACGAGGCGATCACGCTGGCCAAGGAGCTGCGCCCCGACCTGGTCATCCTCGACGTGAAGATGCCCAAGGTCGACGGCATCGAGGCCGCGTCGGTCATCGCGGGCGAGCGGGTGGCCCCCGTCGTCATACTGACCGCCTTCAGCCAGCGCGACCTGGTCGAGCGGGCCCGCGACGCGGGCGCCATGGCCTACCTGGTCAAGCCCTTCGCCAAGCGCGACCTGGTGCCCGCGATCGAGCTGGCCATGAGCCGGTTCTCCGAGCTCCAGGCGCTGGAGCTGGAGGTCGCGGGCCTCAACGAGCGCCTGGAGACCCGCAAGGTCGTCGAGCGCGCCAAGGGCCTGCTGATGACCAAGCAGAACCTGAGCGAGCCCGAGGCCTTCCGCTGGGTCCAGCGCACCGCCATGGACCGCCGCACCACCATGAAGGCAGTGGCCGAGGCCGTCATCGAAAACTTCGGCTGA
- a CDS encoding DinB family protein — protein sequence MVGDERVWPGAAADDELRLAVEFLDFLRLTVVGKVDGLSRELAVRAPLPTSPVVSPLGVVKHLVAVERWWVSIIAGGSGAPELWGADADASWLVAEEDTVESVLAAYREEWALGARSLAGLRPGDPVRGADRDDLPGRTVRWVLSHVAQETARHVGQLDLLRELADGAKGE from the coding sequence ATGGTTGGCGACGAGCGGGTCTGGCCAGGGGCTGCGGCGGACGACGAGCTGCGGCTCGCCGTGGAGTTCCTGGACTTCCTGCGCCTCACGGTGGTGGGCAAGGTCGACGGGTTGTCGCGCGAGCTGGCGGTGCGCGCGCCGCTGCCGACCTCGCCGGTGGTGAGCCCGCTGGGCGTGGTGAAGCACCTGGTGGCGGTCGAGCGCTGGTGGGTGTCGATCATCGCGGGCGGGAGCGGCGCGCCGGAGCTGTGGGGCGCGGACGCCGACGCCTCGTGGCTGGTCGCCGAGGAGGACACGGTGGAGTCCGTGCTGGCCGCGTACCGGGAGGAGTGGGCCCTGGGCGCGCGGTCGCTGGCCGGTCTGCGCCCCGGCGACCCGGTTCGGGGAGCGGATCGGGACGACCTGCCGGGTCGCACGGTGCGCTGGGTGCTGTCCCACGTGGCCCAGGAGACCGCGCGCCACGTGGGGCAGCTCGACCTGCTCAGGGAGCTCGCGGACGGGGCGAAGGGCGAGTGA
- a CDS encoding PI-PLC domain-containing protein → MRLPALAVTALLVAALPATALASPNTAASPNALASQNTAAAAESGLHYLQSATNGLNASASASPVPLRRPKGNEDRQQWNVVGDTLQEGGRCLGRSGDQAVLLACDSADARWEVVAEGASRVLKVPGQSRYLTTEGEQARVGTRRDTWFLNPVSPTRVAVPQDGSRRLDQVTFLTAHNAYANGVDGGFAPPFINLAPNQARGVEQQLADGVRAFQLDVHQTPDGAILCHNSCTLVSGPVALNVDLRRLVDFLGRNPSEVVTVFLEDYVSVDVLRAELAKVPGLANVLFRPDQAGVRQNGWPTLDALRASGKRLLIFSDEPGRDSLGAMFQPDWTVENYWSMGAGVGNSDWSCYSRWSTPLTRTEPGFTPLFVMNHFRDVPFTGTATSDNGKLADRARRFCEPAARKTPNYLAVDHYHLGNALSAVAELSRDRFQAGTS, encoded by the coding sequence ATGCGCCTGCCCGCGCTCGCCGTGACCGCCCTGCTGGTCGCGGCGCTCCCCGCAACCGCCCTCGCGTCCCCGAACACCGCGGCGTCCCCGAACGCCCTCGCGTCCCAGAACACCGCGGCGGCGGCCGAATCCGGCCTCCACTACCTCCAGAGCGCCACGAACGGCCTGAACGCCTCGGCGTCCGCGAGCCCGGTCCCGCTGCGCCGCCCGAAGGGCAACGAGGACCGCCAGCAGTGGAACGTCGTCGGCGACACCCTCCAGGAGGGCGGTCGCTGCCTCGGCCGCTCCGGCGACCAGGCCGTCCTGCTGGCCTGCGACAGCGCGGACGCCCGCTGGGAGGTCGTCGCCGAAGGCGCGTCCCGCGTGCTCAAGGTCCCCGGCCAGAGCCGCTACCTGACCACCGAGGGCGAGCAGGCCCGCGTGGGGACCCGGCGCGACACCTGGTTCCTGAACCCGGTGAGCCCGACCCGCGTCGCCGTGCCGCAGGACGGCAGCCGCAGGCTGGACCAGGTCACCTTCCTGACCGCGCACAACGCCTACGCGAACGGCGTGGACGGCGGGTTCGCGCCGCCGTTCATCAACCTCGCGCCCAACCAGGCGCGCGGCGTCGAGCAGCAGCTGGCGGACGGGGTGCGCGCGTTCCAGCTGGACGTCCACCAGACCCCGGACGGCGCGATCCTGTGCCACAACAGCTGCACCCTGGTCAGCGGCCCGGTCGCGCTGAACGTGGACCTGCGGCGGCTCGTGGACTTCCTGGGGCGCAACCCGAGCGAGGTCGTGACGGTGTTCCTGGAGGACTACGTCTCGGTGGACGTCCTGCGCGCCGAGCTGGCGAAGGTGCCGGGCCTGGCGAACGTGCTGTTCCGCCCCGACCAGGCGGGCGTGCGGCAGAACGGGTGGCCGACGCTGGACGCGCTGCGCGCCTCGGGCAAGCGGCTGCTGATCTTCAGCGACGAGCCGGGCCGGGACTCGCTGGGCGCCATGTTCCAGCCGGACTGGACGGTGGAGAACTACTGGTCCATGGGCGCGGGCGTCGGCAACTCGGACTGGTCCTGCTACAGCCGCTGGTCGACCCCGCTGACCCGCACCGAACCGGGCTTCACGCCGCTGTTCGTGATGAACCACTTCCGCGACGTGCCGTTCACCGGGACGGCGACCTCGGACAACGGCAAGCTGGCCGACCGCGCCCGCCGCTTCTGCGAACCGGCCGCCCGCAAGACCCCGAACTACCTGGCGGTGGACCACTACCACCTGGGCAACGCGCTGTCGGCGGTCGCGGAGCTGTCCCGCGACCGCTTCCAGGCGGGCACCAGCTGA
- a CDS encoding ABC transporter ATP-binding protein, with protein sequence MLLEVQDINVHYGKIAALKGITLDVNEGEIVSLIGANGAGKTTTLKTISGLRPLTSGKVLFEGEDISKMQGHRRVRLGIGQSPEGRGVFPGMTVQENLLMGAYTRKGEFSADLEKVYGRFPRLAERKTQFAGTMSGGEQQMIAIGRALMTNPRVLLLDEPSMGLAPMLIAEIFKIIQEINADGTTVLLVEQNAQQALKISHRAYVLETGRVVKSAPGKDLLDDPQVRAAYLGGH encoded by the coding sequence ATGCTTCTTGAGGTCCAGGACATCAACGTCCACTACGGCAAGATCGCGGCGCTCAAGGGCATCACCCTCGACGTCAACGAGGGCGAGATCGTCTCGCTGATCGGCGCCAACGGCGCGGGCAAGACGACCACGCTCAAGACGATCTCCGGACTGCGCCCGCTGACCAGCGGCAAGGTGCTGTTCGAGGGTGAGGACATCTCCAAGATGCAGGGCCACCGCAGGGTGCGCCTGGGCATCGGCCAGTCGCCCGAGGGCCGGGGCGTGTTCCCCGGCATGACGGTGCAGGAGAACCTCCTGATGGGCGCCTACACCCGGAAGGGCGAGTTCTCGGCCGACCTGGAGAAGGTGTACGGCCGGTTCCCCCGGCTCGCCGAGCGCAAGACGCAGTTCGCGGGCACCATGTCCGGCGGTGAGCAGCAGATGATCGCCATCGGCCGCGCGCTGATGACGAACCCCAGGGTGCTGCTGCTGGACGAGCCGTCCATGGGTCTGGCGCCGATGCTGATCGCGGAGATCTTCAAGATCATCCAGGAGATCAACGCCGACGGCACGACCGTGCTGCTGGTCGAGCAGAACGCCCAGCAGGCGCTGAAGATCTCGCACCGCGCCTACGTGCTGGAGACCGGTCGCGTCGTGAAGAGCGCGCCGGGCAAGGACCTGCTCGACGACCCGCAGGTCCGCGCCGCCTACCTCGGCGGCCACTGA